The nucleotide sequence CAGGCGAGCACGGCGGCGAGGCCGTAGAACAGGGCGTCCTCGGCGATGATGAGCGGCAGCAGCCCGAGCAGAGTGGTGATCGTGGTCATGAGGATCGGGCGCAGACGGCGCACGCAGGCGGCGATCAGGGCCTCGAAGTCCCCGGTCCCACCCGCGGCGCGCTCGATGTCGATGCGGTCGATGAGCACGATCGCGTTATTGATGAGGATGCCGGCGAGGGCGTAGAGGCCGAGCAGCGGCATGAAGCCGAAGGGCGCCCGCAGCAGATGCAGTCCCAGAACGGCGCCGATGGCGAGCAGCGGGATGGTCAGCACGATGATTAGCGGGCGCAGGTAGCCGTTGAACTGGGCCACGAGCAGCAGCGCCATGCCGCCAATGGCAAGCGGCAGGTTCGCGGCGAGGGCGGCGCGGCCCTCGGCGCTTTCCGCCACCACCCCGTCGAATTCGATTCCGTGGCCCGGCGGCAGCTCGGCGCGCAGGGCGTCCAGCGCCCCGGCCACTTCCGGGGCCAGATCCTCGGCGGCCATCCGCGTGTTGCGCGCGGAAACGGTCACCGTGCGCACCATGTCCTCCCGGGCGATGCGCGCCCAGTCCGCCCGGAGATGCACGTCGGCCACCTGGGTAAGCGGGACCACCGCCTCGCCTTCGGCGGCGAACACGCTCACCGTATGCAGGCGCTGCAGGTCGTCGCGCCCGGCGCCCACGGCGCGCGTGACGATGGGGATGAGCTCGTCGCCTTCGCGCAGCGCCGAGACCATGCGGCCCGAGTAGTGCCCCTCGAGGGAGCGGGCCACATCCTCGGCGGTGACGCCGGCCCGCCGGGCGCGCGTCTCGTCGACGTCCACCACCACCCGCTGCAGGCGGTTCTCCCAGTCGCTGCGGATGTCGATGGTGCCCGGCACCTGGGCGAGGATGCGCTCGATACGCCCGGCGGTCCGGTAGATATGGCCCGCGTCAGGCCCCTTCACCTGCACTTCCAGCACGCTGGAGTCGCTCGGGCCCAGGAACATGCCTGTGACCTGCGCCGAAAGCTGCGGGAAACGCTCCGCGAAAAGCCTCCGCAGCTCGTCCACCGTAGGCGCGACCTCTGCGTGGCTGCCCACGTCCAGCACCAGAAAAGCGCGGTTCGGCACGGGGTCGATCGGAGTCAGGGAGAGCACGAAGCGCGGTCCGCCAGATCCGGCATAGGCGGCGAAGCGCTCGATCTGCGGGAAGCGCTCCCGGTCGCCGAGCACCGCCATGACGTCCTGCAAGGTGCGGTCCGTGGTCCTGCGCGTCACGTCCGCGGGCAGGTCCAGGTAGACCAGCACCTGGGGGCGGTCCGAGTCGGGAAAGAACTTCTGCGGCAGCTGCGAGAAGGCCACTGCCGATCCACCGAGCAATAGCAGCATGAGCGAGAGGAAAGCCGTGCGATGGCGCAGGATCCGCCGCAGCAGCCACTCGTAGCCGTCGCCGAGGCCCCGGAAGAGCCAGCGACTCGGGTCGCGGCGTGCAGCCGCTTCGCCCGGTACCGGCTCGCGGATGAAGCGGTGGCAGAGCGAGGGCGTCACCGTCATGGCCAGCAGCCAGGAGGTGGAGAGACTGATGAGGATCACCAGCGAGATCGCCCGGGTGTATTCGCCGGCCTCGTGCTCGGCCAGCATCAGCGGCAGGAACACCAGAATGGTGGTCAGGGTGGCCGAGAGCAGCGGCAGGGCGAGCTCGCGGCCGACGCCGTGCAGGGCGGCATCCCGGCCCTGGCCCAGCTCCAGGCGGCGCTTGAAGTCCTCGGCGACGACGATGCCGTTGTCCACCAGCAGCCCGAGCGCGATCACCAGCGTGGCAAGGCTCATGCGCTCCAGCGGCATGCCGGCGAAGCCCATCACCGCAAGGGTGATGAGCATGACCGCGGGCACGATGCTGCCGACGATCAGGCCGGTACGCAGGCCGAGGAAGAGGACCACCACGGCAAGCACGATGGCGAGGGTCTGCAGCACGCTGGCGGTGACGCCGTAGACCGCCCGCTCCACGGCTTCCGGCTGGTAGGTGACGACCTCCAGGGCGTAGCCCACCGGCAGCGTGGCCTCCGCCTCCTCGAGCGCCGCCCGCAGGCGCGGGCCGTACTCCAGGACGCGCTCGCCATCCGCCATCGAGAAGGCGAAGACGATGGCCGGCTCGCCGTTGAAATAGGCCTTCGGCTCCGGCGGATCGACCGGGCCGCGGCGGATGTCCGCGACATCCCGCAGCGGCATCAGCTCGCCGGCAGGCAGGCGCACCAGGGTGTCACCGAGGGCCCCGACGTCAGGGAAGTTGCCTGTGGGCTCGATGGGAAAGCTGCGCTTACCGGTGTCCAGCTCCCCGCCGGGACGGATCGTGTTGTGGCGGCTTACGGCGCGGTCTATATCGCCGGGCGAGAGCCCGAGCTCGGCGAGACGGCTGTCGTCGGTCTCGACGTATACCCGCTCCGGCTGCACGCCGAGCAGGTCGATGCGATGCGTGCCGGGCACGGCGTAAAGCATGTCCCGGAGGTGCTGCGCGATGTCCAGCCGCTCGCCCCAGGAAAACCCGGAGTCGGCAGTGAGGGCAGCGGTGAGCACGGCGACGTCGCCGAAATCGTCGTTGACCCGTGGGCGGCCGGTACCCTCGGGTAGCTCGGCCCGCGCGGCGTCGACGCGGTTGCGCAGGTCCTGCCAGATGGGGTCGAGGTCGAAGTAGCGGTCGTCGACCTCGGCGTGAATGAGGGAGGTGCCGGGCAGCGACGTGGAGCGAATGGCCTCCACCTCCGGCACCTGCCGGATCGCCTCCTCCAGGGTCTTGGTGATGAGCCTTTCGACGCGGCTCGCGGACAGACCGGGGTAGTGGGTGGTGACCACGGCCTCGCGGATGGTGATCTTGGGGTCTTCCTGGGCGGGCAGGGTGAAGTAGCTCCAGGCGCCGACGGCCATCAGTACGGCCGTGACCAGATAGACCAGCGGGCGCCAGCGGAAGGCGAGCTCGCTCGGGGTCATGGCTGGTAGCGTGCGGGGCCGGTATGCAGGCGGGTGACGCGCTGGCCGTCCCGCAGGAAGGCGACGCCACGGGCGGCGACGATTTCGCCGGGCGCGAGCCCGGCGCTGACACGGGCACGGTCGCCGGCAAGCGAGGCCACGCGGATCTCGCGCCGCTCGACCGTGGCGCTACCGGGATCGTAGACGAACGCCCACGCCGTTTCCCCTGGCCCCGGCAGGAATGCCGTGGCGGGAATGGTGACACCCTCGTCCGCCTGCTTCGCTCGCAGGCGCAGATGCACCTCGGCGGTGAGGCCGGCGCGGAGGCCCGGCGGCGGGTCGAGGAGGGCGAGCGTGACGGGGTAGGCATTGCTGTCGCCGGTATCCGCGGCGATCTCCCTCACCCGCGCGCTGAGGGTTACGCCGTTGCGCACGGGCAGGTGCACCTCGTGCAGCGAGGCGGGCTGCAGCCGGTCGACCAGGGTCTCCGGCAGGGACAGGGCGACCTCCAGCGGGCCCCGCCCCTGGATCTGCAGCACCGGCTCGCCTGCCGCGACCCGCTGTGCCGGTTCCACTCGCCGCTGTGCCACCTCGCCCGCATAGGGTGCCCGCAGCACCGTGTCGGCCAGCGCGTCCCTGGCGAGCGCCACCTGGGCCTCTGCCGCATCCACCCGCCCGCGGGCCGTATCCCGCTGGGCTGCCGCGGTGTCCAGTGCCGCGCGGGAGATATGGCCGCCCTCGTGCAGCCGCTGCTGGCGGCGGAAGTCGTCCTCGGCCTCGGCGAGTCGCGCGCGGGCCTCGGCGAGCTCGCCCTCGCGGGCGCGCAGGGTGAGGCGGAAGCTTTCGGGCTCTAGCCGGGCGAGAGTTGCGCCGGCCGCAAAGCGGTCTCCCTCAGCCACCCTGACCTCGGCCACGCGCCCGGCCACTTCGAAGCTCAGCGGCGCGCGCTGCTCCGCGCGCAGGACGCCCGGCAGCACGCGGACCGGTGCCGCGTCGTCCGGGCGCGCCTCGGCCCAGGCGATCGGGCGCGGGGTGGAGGCCTCGACCCGGGGCTCCGGC is from Spiribacter halobius and encodes:
- a CDS encoding efflux RND transporter permease subunit — protein: MTPSELAFRWRPLVYLVTAVLMAVGAWSYFTLPAQEDPKITIREAVVTTHYPGLSASRVERLITKTLEEAIRQVPEVEAIRSTSLPGTSLIHAEVDDRYFDLDPIWQDLRNRVDAARAELPEGTGRPRVNDDFGDVAVLTAALTADSGFSWGERLDIAQHLRDMLYAVPGTHRIDLLGVQPERVYVETDDSRLAELGLSPGDIDRAVSRHNTIRPGGELDTGKRSFPIEPTGNFPDVGALGDTLVRLPAGELMPLRDVADIRRGPVDPPEPKAYFNGEPAIVFAFSMADGERVLEYGPRLRAALEEAEATLPVGYALEVVTYQPEAVERAVYGVTASVLQTLAIVLAVVVLFLGLRTGLIVGSIVPAVMLITLAVMGFAGMPLERMSLATLVIALGLLVDNGIVVAEDFKRRLELGQGRDAALHGVGRELALPLLSATLTTILVFLPLMLAEHEAGEYTRAISLVILISLSTSWLLAMTVTPSLCHRFIREPVPGEAAARRDPSRWLFRGLGDGYEWLLRRILRHRTAFLSLMLLLLGGSAVAFSQLPQKFFPDSDRPQVLVYLDLPADVTRRTTDRTLQDVMAVLGDRERFPQIERFAAYAGSGGPRFVLSLTPIDPVPNRAFLVLDVGSHAEVAPTVDELRRLFAERFPQLSAQVTGMFLGPSDSSVLEVQVKGPDAGHIYRTAGRIERILAQVPGTIDIRSDWENRLQRVVVDVDETRARRAGVTAEDVARSLEGHYSGRMVSALREGDELIPIVTRAVGAGRDDLQRLHTVSVFAAEGEAVVPLTQVADVHLRADWARIAREDMVRTVTVSARNTRMAAEDLAPEVAGALDALRAELPPGHGIEFDGVVAESAEGRAALAANLPLAIGGMALLLVAQFNGYLRPLIIVLTIPLLAIGAVLGLHLLRAPFGFMPLLGLYALAGILINNAIVLIDRIDIERAAGGTGDFEALIAACVRRLRPILMTTITTLLGLLPLIIAEDALFYGLAAVLACGLAVGTMLTLGVVPVLYSLVFRIPPS
- a CDS encoding efflux RND transporter periplasmic adaptor subunit — translated: MGRGTWHLRHTPAIAVLAVLLGACSADQPEPRVEASTPRPIAWAEARPDDAAPVRVLPGVLRAEQRAPLSFEVAGRVAEVRVAEGDRFAAGATLARLEPESFRLTLRAREGELAEARARLAEAEDDFRRQQRLHEGGHISRAALDTAAAQRDTARGRVDAAEAQVALARDALADTVLRAPYAGEVAQRRVEPAQRVAAGEPVLQIQGRGPLEVALSLPETLVDRLQPASLHEVHLPVRNGVTLSARVREIAADTGDSNAYPVTLALLDPPPGLRAGLTAEVHLRLRAKQADEGVTIPATAFLPGPGETAWAFVYDPGSATVERREIRVASLAGDRARVSAGLAPGEIVAARGVAFLRDGQRVTRLHTGPARYQP